Proteins from a genomic interval of Thermosinus carboxydivorans Nor1:
- a CDS encoding DUF1659 domain-containing protein, whose protein sequence is MATVKLPQASRLVIKVQTGLNAAGNPIYKQLAFKSVKAGAADADVHAVGLALAGLQKHQVAGVLRVDEGELVNQ, encoded by the coding sequence ATGGCAACGGTCAAACTGCCCCAGGCTTCCCGCCTGGTGATTAAGGTACAGACCGGTCTCAATGCCGCCGGCAATCCCATTTATAAGCAGCTCGCTTTCAAGAGCGTCAAGGCCGGCGCTGCCGACGCCGACGTGCACGCCGTGGGCCTGGCGCTGGCCGGCTTGCAGAAACACCAAGTGGCCGGCGTCCTGCGCGTGGACGAGGGTGAATTGGTGAATCAGTAA
- a CDS encoding DUF2922 domain-containing protein, with protein MTKTLELVFRNATGREVVISLADPRDDLAAAEAATVMEQIIAKNIFTTTGGDLMQPVEARIRIRDAVVLA; from the coding sequence ATGACCAAGACGCTGGAACTTGTTTTCCGCAATGCGACGGGGAGAGAAGTTGTCATCAGCCTGGCCGACCCCAGGGACGACCTTGCCGCGGCTGAGGCGGCCACCGTCATGGAACAAATCATTGCCAAGAACATTTTTACTACCACCGGTGGCGATCTGATGCAGCCAGTGGAAGCGCGCATCCGCATCCGCGACGCGGTGGTGTTGGCGTAG
- a CDS encoding RNA polymerase sigma factor, giving the protein MELTALVQRAQAGDEAAFAEVCRRFAGLVKKLAVQPHIRAVADEAQAEGWLALVQAVKTYDAASGVPVAGYIESRVKYAVWNLFKRERRRWQGEQPLEAESDETGGNLLARLDSGCDVAAEVEAKLLAAAALRELACLPARQQEVIMMTVLADGRLADAAARLGVTVQAVHALRRRGLAQLRTRLEG; this is encoded by the coding sequence ATGGAATTAACGGCATTAGTACAGCGGGCACAGGCGGGGGACGAGGCGGCATTTGCCGAAGTTTGCCGGCGATTTGCCGGGCTGGTGAAAAAACTCGCCGTTCAGCCCCATATCCGGGCGGTGGCCGACGAGGCCCAGGCGGAAGGGTGGCTGGCGCTGGTGCAGGCGGTGAAGACATATGATGCGGCCAGCGGCGTGCCGGTGGCCGGTTATATCGAGAGCCGGGTGAAGTACGCGGTGTGGAATTTGTTCAAGCGGGAGCGGCGTCGTTGGCAGGGCGAACAGCCGCTGGAAGCGGAGAGCGACGAGACGGGTGGTAATCTTCTGGCGCGGCTGGACAGCGGCTGTGATGTGGCGGCCGAAGTGGAAGCCAAACTATTGGCGGCGGCAGCGCTGCGCGAGCTGGCCTGTTTGCCCGCGCGGCAGCAGGAAGTGATTATGATGACGGTATTGGCTGACGGGCGGCTGGCTGATGCCGCCGCCCGGCTGGGGGTAACGGTGCAGGCGGTGCACGCCTTGCGCCGGCGGGGGTTGGCGCAGCTTAGGACGCGGCTGGAGGGCTGA